From the Cryptomeria japonica chromosome 2, Sugi_1.0, whole genome shotgun sequence genome, one window contains:
- the LOC131038399 gene encoding riboflavin biosynthesis protein PYRR, chloroplastic, whose protein sequence is MAMAFSMPDFWPTAIDAGHVMRAATIAGGSAGQSAPHPNSGCVIARGPKVISEGFLSARGGKSAEIKAIEKASEHAKGATAYLNLEPFTTEALNALCEAGIGRVVVGLKNPVKDQKGKGIETLRRAGAIVDIVTDLQAVKACQSVNLPLIYSSLYGIPFSVLKYAMTLDGKIAASGGHAAWVSGHMARSRVFELRSRCDGVLVGGNTVRRDDPLLTTRQIGGHKPVRIVMSASLDLPENAKLWDVSAGPTIVATARGARRDFQRVLVSRGVEVVEFDPVTPRAVMEYLCRQRGFLSVLWECGGGLSAPAISDGVIHKVVAFVAPKIIGGAAAPCPVGELGFVKMTDALKLADVSFQQVGDDMLVTGYLHTIPMSC, encoded by the coding sequence ATGGCCATGGCATTTTCAATGCCAGACTTTTGGCCCACGGCAATCGACGCAGGTCACGTAATGAGGGCTGCAACAATTGCAGGCGGATCCGCAGGACAAAGCGCACCGCATCCGAATTCGGGCTGCGTCATAGCGCGAGGTCCAAAGGTCATATCCGAGGGCTTTCTGAGCGCCAGGGGAGGCAAAAGCGCGGAAATAAAGGCCATTGAGAAGGCTAGCGAGCACGCAAAGGGAGCAACGGCGTACCTCAATTTGGAACCCTTTACGACGGAGGCCCTAAATGCTCTCTGCGAGGCAGGAATAGGCAGAGTAGTGGTAGGGTTAAAGAACCCCGTAAAAGATCAGAAAGGTAAGGGGATTGAAACCCTAAGAAGGGCGGGGGCAATTGTGGACATTGTTACAGATCTGCAGGCAGTAAAAGCGTGCCAATCTGTGAATTTGCCGTTGATTTACAGTAGCCTTTACGGGATCCCCTTTTCGGTGCTCAAGTATGCCATGACTTTGGACGGTAAGATTGCCGCTAGCGGTGGTCACGCGGCCTGGGTGAGCGGTCACATGGCGAGGAGCCGCGTTTTTGAGCTTCGTAGCCGCTGCGATGGCGTCCTCGTCGGCGGAAACACAGTACGCCGCGATGATCCGTTGCTGACGACGCGGCAAATCGGCGGGCACAAGCCGGTGCGTATTGTGATGTCGGCGTCGTTGGATCTGCCGGAAAATGCAAAGCTTTGGGATGTTTCCGCGGGCCCTACGATCGTTGCCACGGCCAGGGGCGCCCGCAGGGATTTTCAGAGGGTTTTGGTTTCGAGAGGCGTGGAGGTTGTGGAGTTCGATCCCGTGACCCCCCGGGCTGTTATGGAGTACCTTTGCCGCCAGCGAGGGTTTCTTTCGGTTCTATGGGAATGTGGAGGGGGGCTTTCGGCGCCCGCCATTTCGGATGGCGTTATTCATAAGGTTGTGGCGTTCGTGGCTCCTAAAATTATAGGTGGCGCCGCTGCACCGTGTCCAGTTGGCGAGCTCGGATTCGTCAAGATGACGGATGCGCTCAAACTTGCTGACGTGTCGTTCCAGCAGGTCGGGGATGATATGCTTGTCACTGGTTACCTGCACACCATTCCAATGAGTTGTTGA